From a region of the Myxococcus stipitatus genome:
- a CDS encoding DUF4388 domain-containing protein: protein MALHGDLFSYPLPEFLQWLDSSRKTGTLQLSWEAGERKLFLLSGQVGATASEGLRGRVARLLALSKLASGTKVLAAFDELSRTPDVDAAFDVHGVQSKWVRDLGREELFAAMTDLTIAGRGTFHWTEDADRSGEDWVPSDMSIRELLFESLRWVDEQPDVDKALPIDALSVRALAPPGPNQPLMHRIILGLCATPQNLGRLRLSMGVSRSSVTRRVYELLRSKLVEVEGAPQVEADPVAEMLEKGAVLMREGQFDAAGIVCASLLASDPADRRVREFARLVQREHVAALYSDMPPLLIPLVVHDPQGMSLLKPEERQIAGLVSGTWDVSTIVLASPARELETLKTLAKLHRMGLLQLTAPR, encoded by the coding sequence ATGGCCCTCCACGGCGACCTCTTCAGCTACCCGCTTCCCGAGTTCCTTCAATGGTTGGACAGCTCCCGCAAGACGGGCACGCTCCAGCTCTCCTGGGAGGCCGGCGAGCGGAAGCTCTTCCTGCTCTCCGGGCAGGTGGGGGCCACCGCGTCGGAGGGGCTGCGCGGACGCGTGGCCCGGCTGCTGGCGCTGTCGAAGCTGGCGTCCGGCACCAAGGTGCTGGCGGCCTTCGACGAGCTGTCGCGCACCCCGGACGTGGACGCGGCCTTCGACGTCCACGGCGTGCAGTCCAAGTGGGTGAGGGACCTGGGGCGCGAGGAGCTGTTCGCGGCGATGACGGACCTGACCATCGCCGGGCGCGGGACGTTCCACTGGACGGAGGACGCGGACCGCTCCGGTGAGGACTGGGTGCCCTCGGACATGAGCATCCGCGAGCTGCTCTTCGAATCGCTGCGCTGGGTGGACGAGCAGCCGGACGTGGACAAGGCGCTGCCCATCGATGCGTTGAGCGTGCGCGCGCTGGCGCCGCCGGGTCCCAACCAGCCTCTCATGCACCGCATCATCCTGGGCCTGTGCGCCACACCCCAGAACCTGGGACGTCTGCGCCTGTCCATGGGGGTGTCCCGCTCGTCGGTGACGCGGCGGGTGTACGAGCTGTTGCGCTCGAAGCTGGTGGAGGTGGAGGGGGCGCCGCAGGTGGAGGCGGACCCGGTGGCGGAGATGCTGGAGAAGGGCGCGGTGCTGATGCGCGAGGGTCAGTTCGACGCCGCCGGCATCGTCTGCGCGTCGCTGCTGGCCAGCGACCCCGCGGATCGGCGCGTCCGCGAGTTCGCCCGGCTGGTGCAGCGCGAGCACGTGGCCGCGCTCTACTCGGACATGCCGCCCCTGCTCATCCCCCTCGTGGTGCACGACCCGCAGGGCATGTCGCTGCTCAAGCCCGAGGAGCGGCAGATCGCCGGGCTCGTGAGCGGCACGTGGGACGTGTCCACCATCGTCCTGGCCAGCCCCGCGCGCGAGCTGGAGACGCTCAAGACGCTGGCCAAGCTGCACCGCATGGGGCTCTTGCAGCTCACCGCCCCGCGCTGA
- a CDS encoding N-acetylmuramic acid 6-phosphate etherase produces MGSSRASSSKLPPTERLHRRADDLDLLSIGSVVRRLHDEDVTAVRAVRPALSAIADAATAVADALRAGGRLLYVGAGTSGRLGVLDASECPPTFGSAPSRIQARIAGGRRALTRAVEGAEDDTDAGAQDVMSFRPTSRDVVCGISASASTPYVRSALREAKRRGAHTVLVCCNPPRSREAVDTLVLARTGPELVAGSTRLKAGTATKLILNAITTAAFVALGKVYRGRMVDLRPANAKLRARAARMVTELTGLPPADAARLLEAARGEVKLALAMHFTGLGVREARKRLQENGLRALAPRRRKHAHAPAPRRRRRVGGGT; encoded by the coding sequence GTGGGGTCCTCTCGTGCGTCATCGTCGAAGCTCCCTCCCACCGAGCGGCTCCATCGCCGCGCGGACGACCTCGATCTGCTCTCGATCGGGTCGGTCGTCCGCCGGCTGCATGATGAAGATGTCACCGCCGTCCGCGCGGTACGGCCAGCGCTCTCCGCGATAGCGGATGCGGCGACGGCCGTAGCGGACGCCTTGCGGGCCGGAGGACGGCTCCTCTACGTCGGCGCGGGCACCAGCGGTCGGCTGGGCGTGCTCGACGCCAGCGAGTGTCCCCCCACCTTCGGCAGTGCTCCGTCGCGGATCCAGGCCCGCATCGCGGGTGGCCGTCGCGCGTTGACCCGCGCCGTCGAGGGCGCCGAGGACGACACCGACGCGGGTGCCCAGGACGTCATGTCCTTCCGTCCCACCTCGCGGGACGTGGTGTGCGGCATCTCCGCCAGCGCCTCCACGCCCTATGTCCGCTCCGCGCTGCGCGAGGCGAAGCGGCGCGGCGCCCACACGGTGCTGGTGTGCTGCAACCCGCCCCGCTCGCGCGAGGCCGTGGACACGCTCGTGCTGGCGCGCACCGGGCCGGAGCTGGTGGCGGGCTCCACGCGGCTGAAGGCCGGCACGGCGACGAAGCTGATCCTCAACGCCATCACCACCGCCGCCTTCGTCGCGCTGGGCAAGGTGTACCGAGGCCGCATGGTGGATCTGCGCCCGGCCAACGCGAAGCTGCGGGCCCGCGCGGCGCGCATGGTGACGGAGCTGACGGGGCTGCCCCCCGCGGACGCGGCGCGGCTGCTGGAGGCCGCCCGGGGCGAGGTGAAGCTGGCGCTCGCCATGCATTTCACCGGGCTGGGCGTCCGCGAGGCACGCAAGCGTCTCCAGGAGAACGGCCTGCGAGCGCTCGCCCCCCGGAGACGTAAGCATGCGCACGCCCCGGCCCCCCGGCGACGGCGGCGCGTGGGGGGCGGGACCTAG
- a CDS encoding GTP-binding protein, with product MSSVNLMAREVAAKIVFYGPGLSGKTTSLRKIYETVRPAHRGEMMSIATEGDRTLFFDFLPVKVERVGDCSVRLALYTVPGQVFYNATRKLVLQGADGVVFVADSQPEAMDANRESLANLEENLFEHGIRLDRFPLVMQWNKRDLENVLSVEELRKELNPRNVPDFETAATSGRGVLDALKAITRLVIKDLRAKRIVPPPRPATPVGASQPAGLEAQLAQHLQHRQPPAVVPASHGPAVAVAPVPHRPSGSFAAVAPPPRVEPVPAVAPISVVPPVAAAAQPGAKLLGAASALAPGDLFDHARAAEAAFMAGNYSTCVTACTDAIRRALAYAGEGSLAQQAFLLRVDGADLLRVQGLATQPHLRVDDAAFALYVLMQAFARLNAAGLPTAE from the coding sequence GTGAGCAGCGTGAACCTGATGGCCCGCGAGGTGGCCGCCAAAATCGTCTTCTACGGGCCTGGCCTGTCGGGGAAGACGACCTCGCTGCGGAAGATCTATGAAACCGTCCGCCCCGCGCACCGGGGCGAGATGATGTCCATCGCCACCGAGGGCGACCGGACGCTCTTCTTCGACTTCCTCCCCGTGAAGGTCGAGCGCGTGGGCGACTGCTCCGTGCGGCTGGCGCTCTACACCGTGCCCGGCCAGGTCTTCTACAACGCCACGCGCAAGCTGGTGCTCCAGGGCGCCGACGGCGTCGTCTTCGTCGCGGACTCCCAGCCGGAGGCGATGGACGCCAACCGCGAGTCGCTCGCGAACCTCGAGGAGAACCTCTTCGAGCACGGCATCCGCCTGGACCGCTTCCCGCTGGTGATGCAGTGGAACAAGCGGGACCTGGAGAACGTGCTGTCCGTGGAGGAGCTCCGCAAGGAGCTCAACCCGCGCAACGTCCCGGACTTCGAGACCGCCGCCACCAGCGGCCGTGGCGTGCTCGACGCGCTCAAGGCCATCACCCGCCTGGTCATCAAGGACCTGCGCGCCAAGCGCATCGTCCCGCCGCCGCGCCCCGCCACGCCCGTGGGGGCGTCCCAGCCCGCCGGCCTGGAGGCGCAGCTCGCGCAGCACCTGCAACACCGCCAGCCGCCCGCCGTCGTCCCGGCGAGCCATGGCCCCGCGGTCGCGGTGGCCCCGGTGCCCCACCGGCCCTCGGGCTCGTTCGCCGCGGTGGCGCCGCCGCCGCGTGTCGAACCCGTGCCCGCGGTGGCCCCCATCTCCGTCGTCCCCCCGGTGGCCGCCGCCGCGCAGCCCGGCGCGAAGCTGCTGGGCGCCGCGAGCGCGCTGGCCCCGGGCGACCTGTTCGACCACGCCCGCGCCGCCGAGGCCGCCTTCATGGCCGGCAACTACTCCACCTGCGTCACCGCGTGCACGGACGCCATCCGCCGCGCGCTGGCCTACGCGGGCGAGGGCTCGCTGGCGCAGCAGGCGTTCCTGCTGCGCGTGGACGGCGCCGACCTGCTGCGCGTCCAGGGCCTGGCCACCCAGCCGCACCTGCGCGTGGACGACGCCGCCTTCGCCCTCTACGTGCTGATGCAGGCCTTCGCGCGCCTCAACGCGGCGGGCCTGCCCACCGCGGAGTAG
- a CDS encoding anhydro-N-acetylmuramic acid kinase codes for MRLPSPIPDAQRARLCVGLLSGTSADAVEAALCEVTGTGATARLRLVSHVSVPFPPALSARMLAPQDAASLSQLDFELAEHFAHAALEVLARANVAPSDVAAIGSHGQTMAHLPPGTTDLPSTLQIGEPAVIAERTGLPVVSDFRTRDVAAGGHGAPLVPYLDWVLFRGDERPRALLNLGGIANVSVVGPRLEDTLAFDTGPGNMVLDGLARRVTDGTLRCDQDGALSRRGVVIPELLEELLADPFLALPPPRSTGRERYGDPLVDRLWTRLPGQPHDLMATALAFTVESVARACERWILPHASHLEAVYVSGGGTRNPHLMERLGARLTPLPVRPLDTLGFPEGAKEAALFALLAAEFLVGTPANVPSATGAKRRVVLGKLTP; via the coding sequence ATGCGCCTCCCGTCTCCCATCCCGGATGCCCAGCGCGCGCGCCTGTGCGTGGGCCTGCTGTCGGGCACCAGCGCGGACGCCGTGGAGGCCGCCCTGTGCGAGGTGACGGGGACGGGCGCCACCGCGCGCCTGCGGCTCGTGTCCCACGTCTCCGTCCCCTTCCCTCCCGCGCTCTCCGCCCGGATGCTGGCCCCCCAGGACGCGGCGAGCCTGAGCCAGCTCGACTTCGAGCTGGCCGAGCACTTCGCCCACGCCGCGCTGGAGGTGCTCGCCCGGGCCAACGTGGCGCCGTCGGACGTCGCGGCCATCGGCTCGCACGGGCAGACGATGGCCCACCTCCCGCCGGGCACCACCGACCTGCCCTCCACGCTCCAGATTGGCGAGCCCGCCGTCATCGCCGAGCGCACCGGCCTGCCCGTTGTCAGCGACTTCCGCACGCGCGACGTCGCCGCGGGGGGACATGGCGCGCCGCTCGTCCCCTACCTCGACTGGGTCCTGTTCCGCGGCGACGAGCGCCCGCGCGCGCTGCTCAACCTGGGCGGCATCGCCAACGTGTCCGTCGTGGGCCCGCGGCTGGAGGACACGCTCGCCTTCGACACCGGCCCCGGCAACATGGTGCTGGACGGACTGGCGCGGCGCGTGACGGATGGCACGCTGCGCTGCGACCAGGACGGCGCGCTGTCCCGCCGGGGCGTGGTGATTCCCGAGTTGCTGGAGGAACTGCTCGCGGACCCGTTCCTCGCCCTGCCGCCCCCCCGCTCCACCGGGCGCGAGCGCTACGGCGACCCGCTCGTGGACCGGCTGTGGACCCGCCTCCCCGGCCAGCCCCATGACCTCATGGCCACCGCGCTCGCCTTCACCGTGGAGAGCGTCGCCCGCGCCTGCGAGCGGTGGATCCTCCCCCACGCCAGCCACCTGGAGGCGGTGTACGTCTCCGGAGGGGGAACCCGGAACCCCCACCTGATGGAGAGACTGGGAGCGCGACTGACTCCCCTCCCGGTGCGTCCCTTGGATACGCTGGGCTTCCCGGAGGGCGCGAAGGAGGCGGCGTTGTTCGCCCTGCTGGCGGCCGAGTTCCTGGTGGGAACTCCGGCGAATGTCCCGTCCGCGACTGGCGCGAAGCGCCGAGTCGTTCTAGGAAAGCTGACACCGTGA
- the rpmB gene encoding 50S ribosomal protein L28, with product MAWKCDICGKRPLVGNNVSHANNKSKRRTLPNLQKVRASVEGRTERVLACTRCIKAGKVTKAA from the coding sequence ATGGCGTGGAAGTGTGACATCTGTGGCAAGCGTCCGCTCGTTGGCAACAACGTCAGCCACGCGAACAACAAGTCCAAGCGGCGGACCCTCCCGAACCTGCAGAAGGTCCGGGCGAGCGTCGAGGGTCGTACGGAGCGCGTCCTGGCCTGCACCCGCTGCATCAAGGCGGGCAAGGTGACCAAGGCCGCCTGA
- a CDS encoding hybrid sensor histidine kinase/response regulator, translating to MAAQQRISPGLIAETTDSRTLLERLQRSADVLARLGAAEGPGLSAAERSTLREEALGLQAMRGEVDLLLRSWSLLTDTSRKLLNLPPHELGAGVRAAMEVLGRHIDAQRGYVNLLSDDGEHLAETYEWCAPGVRSYGFDAYRGRAVTALRWTLSQLREGHMVSISDIAQLPAEAAFEQRACEGLDIRAYVNTPLLLAGRLIGWMGFDAVGVSRDWKPEERHLMGLTGHILVNGVERMRRDAQLLLEKEREQRAQSLGILAASLAHEINNPLAFTAGNLEYLKERLPGPGVAAPLGVDDECHQVLEEALEGATRIQRIVADLKSLAAPTADAVEPVDLKAVTESTLRMAANQLRHRAQVVRDYAAELPRVRGTTTKLGQVLLNLLLNAVHAIPEGHVSKHRITVTLRSRADDVMLSIADTGAGIAPDVLPRIFDPFFTTRRESNGMGMGLAICRNIITALGGRIEVRSEQGLGTTVEVFLPLAQSAQVEVSARAPHRPTVVRRVLVVDDEPRVLDLLRRLLRGHELVTAGNGQEALDRLRDDRGFDLILCDLMMPELTGVDVYHAVRESWPGLQERIVFLSGGAFTPETKRFLANVPNRVVSKPFDANKLRELVTTSPSREPR from the coding sequence ATGGCCGCGCAGCAACGCATCAGCCCGGGGCTGATCGCCGAGACGACCGACTCGCGGACGCTGTTGGAGCGGTTGCAGCGCTCCGCGGACGTGCTCGCGCGGCTGGGCGCGGCGGAGGGGCCGGGGCTGTCCGCCGCGGAGCGCTCGACGCTGCGGGAGGAGGCGCTGGGCCTGCAGGCCATGCGGGGAGAGGTGGACCTGCTGCTGCGCAGCTGGTCGCTCTTGACGGACACGTCGCGCAAGCTGCTCAACCTGCCCCCCCACGAGCTGGGCGCGGGCGTGCGCGCCGCCATGGAGGTGCTGGGCCGGCACATCGACGCGCAGCGGGGCTATGTGAACCTGCTGTCCGACGACGGGGAGCACCTGGCGGAGACCTACGAGTGGTGCGCCCCGGGCGTGCGCTCGTATGGCTTCGACGCCTACCGCGGCCGGGCGGTGACGGCGCTGCGCTGGACGCTCTCGCAGCTTCGCGAGGGGCACATGGTGTCGATCTCCGACATCGCCCAGCTGCCGGCGGAGGCCGCCTTCGAGCAGCGCGCGTGCGAGGGGCTGGACATCCGCGCCTACGTCAACACGCCGCTGCTGCTCGCGGGGCGGCTCATCGGCTGGATGGGCTTCGACGCGGTGGGGGTGTCGCGTGACTGGAAGCCGGAGGAGCGGCACCTGATGGGGCTGACGGGCCACATCCTGGTCAACGGCGTGGAGCGGATGCGCCGCGACGCGCAGCTGCTGCTGGAGAAGGAGCGCGAGCAGCGGGCCCAGTCGCTGGGCATCCTCGCCGCCAGCCTCGCGCACGAAATCAACAACCCGCTCGCGTTCACGGCGGGCAACCTGGAGTACCTCAAGGAGCGCCTGCCCGGCCCCGGCGTGGCGGCGCCGCTGGGCGTGGACGACGAGTGCCACCAGGTGCTGGAAGAGGCGCTGGAGGGCGCCACCCGCATCCAGCGCATCGTCGCGGACCTGAAGTCCCTCGCCGCGCCCACCGCCGACGCCGTGGAGCCGGTGGACCTCAAGGCCGTGACGGAGAGCACGCTGCGCATGGCGGCCAACCAGCTGCGCCACCGCGCGCAGGTGGTGCGCGACTACGCGGCGGAGCTGCCCCGGGTGCGCGGCACCACGACGAAGCTGGGCCAGGTGCTGCTCAACCTCCTGCTCAACGCCGTCCACGCCATCCCCGAGGGCCACGTCTCCAAGCACCGCATCACCGTGACGCTGCGCTCGCGCGCGGACGACGTGATGCTCTCCATCGCCGACACCGGCGCCGGCATCGCCCCCGACGTGCTGCCGCGCATCTTCGACCCCTTCTTCACCACTCGCCGGGAGAGCAACGGCATGGGCATGGGGCTCGCCATCTGTCGCAACATCATCACCGCGCTGGGAGGGCGCATCGAGGTGCGCAGCGAGCAGGGCCTGGGCACCACCGTGGAGGTCTTCCTGCCTCTCGCGCAGAGCGCGCAGGTGGAGGTCTCCGCGCGCGCGCCGCACCGTCCGACGGTCGTCCGGCGGGTGCTGGTGGTGGATGACGAGCCACGGGTGCTGGACCTGCTGCGCCGCCTGCTGCGTGGCCACGAGCTGGTCACCGCCGGCAACGGCCAGGAGGCGCTCGACCGGCTGCGCGACGACCGGGGCTTCGACCTCATCCTCTGCGACCTGATGATGCCGGAGCTGACCGGCGTGGACGTGTACCACGCGGTGCGCGAGTCCTGGCCCGGCCTGCAGGAGCGCATCGTCTTCCTCAGCGGCGGCGCCTTCACGCCCGAGACGAAGCGCTTCCTCGCCAACGTCCCCAACCGCGTCGTCAGCAAGCCCTTCGACGCCAACAAGCTGCGCGAGCTGGTGACGACCTCGCCCTCGCGCGAGCCGCGCTGA
- a CDS encoding metalloenzyme: MRSETRIQSTAVRVALLFIDGVGIGRKDPAINPLAHREHLLSRFQDAPGPPLPAEGRFVAVDTTFGVSGRPQSASNQTAILTGEPAPALVGGHVLGYPNAALRALLAERSIIKRIQAAGRVATFANAYPAAYLDALGVPRRETDRPPEFTFTPESLRRMKPSAAKLAFTAGDVPLRTLRDARAGEGLVHDITGAAARAHGLEVPERSPDEAAAIFWRVAAGADFTFFEHYLADEAGHAQDLAAAHLALDTFDAFLRAVVARRPPDARVLVCSDHGNVEDLSTRGHTLHPVPVLYFGPDAPEVDAFRTVADVGRAVTRWLGVE; this comes from the coding sequence ATGCGTTCGGAAACGAGGATACAGTCCACCGCCGTGCGCGTCGCGCTCCTGTTCATCGATGGCGTGGGCATCGGACGGAAGGACCCGGCCATCAATCCGCTCGCCCACCGGGAGCACCTGCTATCCCGCTTCCAGGACGCGCCCGGGCCGCCGCTGCCCGCCGAGGGCCGCTTCGTCGCCGTGGACACCACCTTCGGGGTGAGCGGACGGCCCCAGTCCGCGTCGAACCAGACGGCCATCCTCACCGGCGAGCCCGCCCCGGCGCTCGTGGGCGGCCACGTGCTCGGCTACCCCAACGCCGCCTTGCGCGCCCTGCTCGCGGAGCGCTCCATCATCAAGCGCATCCAGGCCGCCGGACGGGTCGCCACCTTCGCCAACGCCTACCCCGCCGCCTACCTCGACGCGCTCGGCGTCCCCCGCCGCGAGACGGACCGCCCCCCGGAGTTCACCTTCACGCCGGAGTCCCTGCGCCGCATGAAGCCCTCCGCCGCCAAGCTGGCCTTCACCGCCGGGGACGTGCCCCTGCGCACCCTGCGGGACGCCCGCGCCGGAGAGGGCCTGGTCCACGACATCACCGGCGCCGCCGCGCGGGCCCATGGCCTGGAGGTCCCCGAGCGCAGCCCCGACGAGGCCGCGGCCATCTTCTGGCGCGTCGCGGCCGGCGCGGACTTCACCTTCTTCGAGCACTACCTCGCGGACGAGGCGGGGCACGCCCAGGACCTCGCCGCCGCGCACCTGGCGCTGGACACCTTCGACGCGTTCCTACGCGCCGTCGTGGCCCGGCGCCCTCCGGACGCCCGGGTGCTGGTGTGCAGCGACCACGGCAACGTCGAGGACCTGTCCACACGCGGACACACCCTCCACCCCGTCCCCGTGCTCTACTTCGGCCCCGACGCGCCGGAGGTGGACGCCTTCCGGACCGTCGCGGACGTGGGCCGGGCGGTGACCCGCTGGCTGGGAGTGGAGTGA
- a CDS encoding OmpA family protein gives MVLALLFGGVAGAQPEAWLEVRHEDGLGASGTWGLRSVEWVLDGQPLTPDAKGAPHPLPVGLRSLDVRAVYEGRSTFFSYVEGYRFVMRARVTLDARPGDTVSVVSSAYEVEGLTVEWQRRPAFLVRGQPQGAIIGIEYGQGLDTPGATDVAARAVDDVLAQARRLSSGRETVDAPGRCELGPVYFAFFDTRLSPEAEVALRQAAECLLQRPGLRVRLRGHADVKGPESVNATLGQGRAQSVAARLQSLGVSGERLLLETRGAEQPPCQEATPECFARSRRVELVAEPAGP, from the coding sequence GTGGTGCTGGCGCTCCTGTTCGGCGGCGTCGCCGGGGCACAGCCCGAGGCGTGGCTGGAGGTCCGCCACGAGGACGGGCTCGGCGCCTCCGGCACCTGGGGGCTGCGCTCCGTGGAGTGGGTGTTGGACGGCCAGCCGCTGACGCCGGACGCGAAGGGGGCGCCGCATCCGCTGCCCGTCGGGCTCCGGTCGCTGGACGTGCGGGCGGTGTACGAGGGGCGCTCGACGTTCTTCTCGTACGTGGAGGGCTACCGGTTCGTCATGCGCGCGCGCGTCACGCTGGACGCGCGTCCGGGCGACACGGTGAGCGTCGTCTCGTCCGCCTACGAGGTCGAGGGCCTGACGGTGGAGTGGCAGCGGCGCCCCGCGTTCCTGGTGCGGGGGCAGCCGCAGGGGGCCATCATCGGCATCGAGTACGGGCAGGGGCTGGACACCCCGGGCGCGACGGACGTGGCGGCGCGCGCGGTGGACGACGTGCTCGCGCAGGCGCGCCGGTTGTCGAGCGGCCGGGAGACGGTCGACGCGCCGGGGCGCTGCGAGCTGGGGCCGGTGTACTTCGCGTTCTTCGACACGCGGCTGTCGCCGGAGGCGGAGGTCGCGTTGCGTCAGGCGGCGGAGTGCCTGCTCCAGCGGCCCGGCCTGCGCGTGCGCCTCCGCGGCCACGCGGACGTGAAGGGCCCCGAGTCCGTCAACGCGACGCTGGGCCAGGGCCGCGCGCAGTCCGTGGCCGCGAGGCTCCAGTCGCTGGGCGTCTCCGGGGAGCGGCTGCTGCTGGAGACGCGCGGCGCCGAGCAGCCCCCGTGTCAGGAGGCGACGCCCGAGTGCTTCGCGCGCAGCCGGCGCGTGGAGCTGGTCGCCGAGCCCGCCGGGCCCTGA
- a CDS encoding TldD/PmbA family protein — protein MAAAPAQDPRLVLLDAMASELTRSQQQLKLQSHEAPYFLSYQLKDYDQQVIAARYGAIFLDDGYRERRLYVDSRVGGYDFDSSVAEGLDFSFSTKGTSYTSRKEGPLDDSPLALRTALWLITDEKYKSALFQYLKKKGEDVYSVEDPKRPPSFSKEKPSSFVQPRVANPFDRERWLKLSRDVSALFNAHPELFDSEVRVTADKVTRLFVSTEGTRLVTEETLYGLHVSAVTRAPDGQLLDDSRDFYAPTEAGLPDDTRVREAAAKVIEELLALRQAPAIDPYTGPAILAPEASGVLFHEAVGHRLEGDRQDGDNEGKTFKGQVGRQVLPSFLTIVDDPTQRMLAGEPLNGFYLFDEEGVKGQKVTLVEKGVLRNYLLGRRPVEGFLQSNGHGRSQGNLKPVARMANLIVESTKQVSDAKLKQMLIDEAKRQGKPYGLIIRDITGGNTNTSNYGYQAFKGVPRMVYRVDVKTGQETLVRGVEIVGTPLSAVNRILATGQKQGIFNGFCGAESGNVPVSTVAPAALLQEIELQRAVEGKDRPPILSSPAASQAPAVQQKP, from the coding sequence ATGGCGGCGGCGCCCGCGCAGGACCCGCGCCTGGTGCTGCTCGACGCCATGGCGAGCGAGCTGACGCGCAGCCAGCAGCAGCTCAAGCTCCAGAGCCACGAGGCGCCGTACTTCCTGAGCTACCAGCTCAAGGACTACGACCAGCAGGTCATCGCCGCGCGCTATGGCGCCATCTTCCTCGACGACGGCTACCGCGAGCGGCGGCTGTACGTCGATTCGCGCGTTGGCGGCTACGACTTCGACAGCTCCGTGGCGGAGGGCCTGGACTTCAGCTTCTCCACCAAGGGCACCAGCTACACCTCCCGCAAGGAGGGCCCGCTGGACGACTCGCCGCTGGCGCTGCGCACCGCGCTGTGGCTCATCACGGACGAGAAGTACAAGTCCGCCCTGTTCCAGTACCTGAAGAAGAAGGGCGAGGACGTCTATTCGGTGGAGGACCCGAAGCGTCCGCCGTCCTTCTCGAAGGAGAAGCCGAGCTCCTTCGTGCAGCCCCGGGTGGCCAACCCCTTCGACCGCGAGCGCTGGCTGAAGCTGTCGCGCGACGTGTCCGCCCTGTTCAACGCGCACCCGGAGCTGTTCGACTCCGAGGTCCGCGTCACGGCGGACAAGGTGACGCGCCTGTTCGTCTCCACCGAGGGCACGCGGCTGGTGACGGAGGAGACGCTCTATGGCCTCCACGTGTCGGCGGTGACGCGCGCGCCGGACGGCCAGCTGCTGGACGACTCGCGCGACTTCTATGCGCCCACCGAGGCGGGGCTCCCGGACGACACGCGCGTGCGCGAGGCGGCGGCCAAGGTCATCGAGGAGCTGCTCGCGCTGCGGCAGGCGCCGGCCATCGACCCGTACACCGGGCCCGCCATCCTCGCGCCCGAGGCCTCCGGCGTCTTGTTCCACGAGGCCGTGGGCCACCGGCTGGAGGGTGACCGGCAGGACGGGGACAACGAGGGGAAGACCTTCAAGGGCCAGGTGGGGCGGCAGGTGCTGCCGTCGTTCCTCACCATCGTGGACGACCCCACCCAGCGGATGCTGGCCGGGGAGCCGCTCAACGGCTTCTACCTGTTCGACGAGGAGGGCGTGAAGGGGCAGAAGGTGACGCTGGTGGAGAAGGGCGTGCTGCGCAACTACCTGCTCGGCCGCCGTCCCGTGGAGGGCTTCCTCCAGTCCAATGGCCACGGCCGCAGCCAGGGCAACCTCAAGCCGGTGGCGCGCATGGCGAACCTCATCGTGGAGAGCACGAAGCAGGTGAGCGACGCGAAGCTCAAGCAGATGCTCATCGACGAGGCGAAGCGTCAGGGCAAGCCCTACGGCCTCATCATCCGCGACATCACCGGCGGCAACACCAACACGTCGAACTACGGCTACCAGGCCTTCAAGGGCGTGCCGCGCATGGTGTACCGCGTGGACGTGAAGACGGGGCAGGAGACGCTGGTGCGCGGCGTGGAGATCGTCGGCACGCCGCTGTCGGCGGTGAACCGCATCCTGGCCACCGGGCAGAAGCAGGGCATCTTCAACGGTTTCTGCGGCGCGGAGAGCGGCAACGTCCCCGTGTCCACGGTGGCGCCGGCGGCGCTCCTCCAGGAGATCGAGCTGCAGCGGGCGGTGGAGGGCAAGGACCGGCCGCCCATCCTCTCCAGCCCCGCGGCCTCGCAGGCGCCCGCGGTCCAGCAGAAGCCCTAG